GCAGCCAGTCATTAGTAGAAGCATGGCGATTACCGCCGGCCATCTGTATGCTTTTCTCATATCCAAATCGCCTCCTGACTTACGGTTTGGGCTTTTGGCCCTTTGGAGTACGTATCGGGTTCCGGGAGCCGATAAGATTCGGTCTCTTATTCATCGCCCAGTGTGGATTACGCCAGATCATATCCTGCATATTCACCGAAGCAACCGGTGCCAACGGACTCATATACGGAACACCAAAGGAGCGGAGACTGACCATGTGAAGCAGCATCGCCAGCGTACCGATGGTGATGCCGTACAATCCGAACACCCCTGCACAGAGAAGAAGTGGAAAGCGCAGCATCCGAAACGCATATCCAACATTGTAGCGCGGTGCGGTAAAGGAGGCGATGCCGGTACCCGCCACGACGATGACAATTGGCGCTGATATGATGCCTGCCTGAACGGCAGCTTGACCGATAACGAGTGCACCCACAATACTGACCGCCGAACCAATCGCCTTCGGCAGCCGTATACCCGCTTCCCGAAGCCCCTCAAATACACCTTCCATAATGAAGGCCTCAATCACCATGGGAAATGGAGAAGCCTCTCTCGCCTGGGTGAAGCTGAGTGCAAGGCTTGTCGGAAGCATCTGCGGATGGAAATTGACAATGGCTATAAATACCGAAGGGAGAAACAAAGAAGCCAGCAAGAAAAGAATACGGATAATCCGGGTAGCTGTGGCGTACAGATAAGGATTGTAGAAATCCTCTGCTGCCTGCACGCCGGCCCAAAAGGTAAATGGAACGATCAGTACAAACGGGGTGCCGTCTGTAAAAATAGCCACTCTTCCTTCGAGCAGACTTGCCGCCACGGTGTCCGGTCTTTCTGTATTCTGAACGGTAGAGAAAGGGGAGTATGGCGCATCCTGAATAAACTCTTC
This sequence is a window from Paenibacillus urinalis. Protein-coding genes within it:
- a CDS encoding spore germination protein, whose product is MNLLQKLARRIILGKGSEQPTGASGITNENRPSEPHHSLERNLSMNEQQLRQSFSQCSDVVFRKIPLPNSQEILIVFIDGLVDTKMIDESILDPIILGSSKEGDAASDPEQLILTQRIPSANMKKVVSFTEVEKGLLSGNAAILMDKMPSALMIDMKGGSGRSIEEPTSEGSIRGPREGFTETLRQNTAMVRRKIKSPKLKMESMVIGEYTQTDIVISYIEGIAKETVLQEVRSRLKDIQIDAILESGYIEEFIQDAPYSPFSTVQNTERPDTVAASLLEGRVAIFTDGTPFVLIVPFTFWAGVQAAEDFYNPYLYATATRIIRILFLLASLFLPSVFIAIVNFHPQMLPTSLALSFTQAREASPFPMVIEAFIMEGVFEGLREAGIRLPKAIGSAVSIVGALVIGQAAVQAGIISAPIVIVVAGTGIASFTAPRYNVGYAFRMLRFPLLLCAGVFGLYGITIGTLAMLLHMVSLRSFGVPYMSPLAPVASVNMQDMIWRNPHWAMNKRPNLIGSRNPIRTPKGQKPKP